The following coding sequences are from one Candidatus Kapaibacterium sp. window:
- a CDS encoding chemotaxis protein CheW has product MMILPFTIDDSRYCINIDNVVEVIPFVKITPIPKSSEHLKGLINFRGSLIPVFDLAYYLKQHYTNIYLSTRIIVVRDTEIPEIEFGIISEEVSETFSLDSNYQEEKINSYTAHPFIDEVFLIDFEMVHLVNLKKLITTIENYL; this is encoded by the coding sequence ATGATGATATTGCCTTTCACAATTGATGATTCGAGGTATTGCATCAATATAGACAATGTAGTCGAAGTTATCCCTTTTGTCAAAATAACCCCTATTCCCAAGTCTTCCGAGCATCTTAAAGGGTTGATTAACTTCAGAGGCTCGCTAATTCCTGTATTCGATTTGGCATATTATCTCAAACAGCATTACACAAATATCTACTTGAGCACTCGAATTATCGTCGTAAGAGACACGGAAATCCCTGAAATCGAATTCGGAATAATTTCGGAGGAAGTTTCGGAAACATTTAGTCTTGATTCTAATTATCAAGAGGAAAAAATCAATAGCTACACTGCTCATCCATTTATTGATGAGGTGTTTTTGATAGATTTTGAAATGGTGCATTTAGTCAATTTGAAAAAGTTAATTACCACAATTGAAAATTATTTATAA
- a CDS encoding methyltransferase domain-containing protein, whose product MTDFGEIIKYIESEMGIDTDSIGIISVASAINKHVSQAELDNQKFAHLMSDSNRVQDLINDLTVAETWFFRDSECFKFLKQELSNQRFKYTSSNKLRILSAPSSTGEEPYSIAMLLIDLGFKTTEFDIVAVDINPVSLNKARNGIYGRTSFRSDFANFKQRYFEPTNDNNFTIDSRIKSIPDFRQANIVKSNFLANEAKFDYIFCKNLLIYLNVEARNAVLQNINRLLRSEGVLFAGLSETAYFTRNHFEHVQHDMAFACKQIVHSNTSEPTLFTKSNIKTTEKATPKTTKMIPKISEKQHHQSQGENKDELYEQLKILANQGSYIDAEQICNELLISDNGDYRALYVMGLISNASGKISEAKDYFHKVLYLHPDHYESLVHTSLIYESSGEHELANIYRERAERVFIKQSNS is encoded by the coding sequence ATGACTGATTTCGGCGAAATAATCAAATATATAGAAAGTGAGATGGGCATTGATACCGACTCAATTGGTATCATTTCTGTAGCAAGTGCCATCAACAAACACGTCAGTCAAGCAGAATTAGACAATCAAAAGTTTGCTCATCTGATGTCGGATAGCAACAGAGTTCAAGATTTAATCAACGACCTAACAGTAGCAGAGACTTGGTTTTTCCGAGATTCAGAATGTTTCAAATTTCTCAAGCAAGAATTATCTAATCAAAGATTCAAATACACATCATCCAATAAATTGCGAATACTTTCCGCCCCGAGTTCGACCGGCGAAGAACCCTATTCGATTGCAATGCTATTGATAGACCTTGGCTTCAAAACTACGGAATTTGACATTGTAGCTGTGGACATCAATCCTGTATCGCTGAATAAAGCAAGAAACGGAATTTATGGCAGAACATCATTCCGGAGCGATTTCGCAAATTTCAAACAAAGGTACTTTGAACCAACGAATGATAATAATTTTACAATTGATAGTAGAATCAAATCAATTCCTGACTTCAGACAAGCAAATATTGTAAAAAGCAATTTCTTAGCAAACGAAGCAAAATTTGATTATATATTTTGTAAAAATTTGTTGATATATTTGAATGTCGAAGCTCGTAATGCAGTTTTGCAAAACATCAATAGGTTGCTCCGCAGCGAAGGTGTTTTGTTTGCAGGTTTGTCTGAAACTGCTTATTTCACGCGTAATCACTTCGAGCATGTCCAACATGACATGGCTTTCGCTTGTAAACAAATCGTTCATTCAAATACTTCCGAGCCGACTTTATTTACAAAATCCAACATCAAAACTACTGAAAAAGCGACGCCTAAAACAACTAAAATGATTCCGAAAATTTCTGAAAAACAACATCATCAGAGTCAGGGTGAAAATAAAGACGAGCTTTACGAACAACTCAAAATTTTAGCAAATCAAGGTTCATACATTGATGCCGAGCAAATTTGCAATGAACTGCTAATTAGCGACAATGGAGACTATCGGGCTTTATATGTGATGGGATTAATTAGCAATGCTTCAGGCAAAATCAGCGAAGCAAAAGATTATTTTCATAAAGTGCTATATTTGCATCCTGACCATTACGAGTCCTTAGTTCATACGAGCTTGATTTACGAAAGCAGTGGCGAACACGAACTAGCAAATATTTATAGAGAGCGGGCTGAACGCGTATTTATAAAACAAAGTAATTCTTAG
- a CDS encoding chemotaxis protein CheW → MANLEKIISDKGPKCWNRIGIYGDNSCDLLANYDHCKNCLVYTEGGRKLFKREIPEELIDEWTEQISSPKEIESESKESLIVFRIADEWLAVKTVCFKEAVDSKFVHYVPGRTNDYLLGLTNVNGELLLCISLSAFLSLNRVKPLENGDSKKYKLLLVLETSGDSFVIPVDEHYGVFKSDTQHYTKAPATITKSETTLTSNTFEIEDKTVSIIDTNRLYDMINSKLKW, encoded by the coding sequence ATGGCAAATTTAGAAAAAATAATTTCGGACAAGGGACCAAAATGCTGGAACAGAATCGGTATTTACGGAGATAATTCGTGTGATTTGCTAGCAAATTATGACCATTGCAAAAACTGCCTCGTTTATACAGAGGGTGGTAGAAAGCTGTTTAAGCGTGAAATACCAGAAGAATTGATTGACGAATGGACAGAACAAATCAGCTCGCCTAAGGAAATCGAGTCTGAATCGAAGGAATCATTGATAGTGTTCAGAATTGCAGATGAATGGCTCGCCGTAAAAACAGTTTGTTTCAAAGAGGCAGTGGATTCTAAATTTGTTCATTACGTTCCGGGAAGAACGAACGATTACCTTTTGGGATTGACTAACGTAAACGGTGAACTACTCTTGTGCATCTCATTATCTGCGTTTTTGAGTCTGAATCGAGTTAAACCTTTAGAAAACGGTGATTCCAAAAAATATAAATTGCTTTTGGTCTTAGAAACTTCCGGAGATAGCTTTGTGATTCCGGTTGACGAACATTACGGGGTATTCAAATCCGATACACAGCACTACACAAAGGCACCCGCAACAATCACAAAATCGGAAACAACTTTGACATCAAATACATTTGAAATTGAGGATAAAACCGTCAGTATTATTGATACAAACAGATTGTATGATATGATTAATTCAAAATTGAAATGGTGA
- a CDS encoding hybrid sensor histidine kinase/response regulator: protein MSNEIDMEMLDLFRLELESHTKTLEIGLINLEKNSSPQNVEPLMRAAHSIKGAARIVGLDKAVDLAHSMEDILDAVMKKKRVIDSADIEVLLECNDFYTSLLNYEIAEIPNVLNNSTNKIKSLIDSLNALPVKEFGSEKPKTNGSHKAHDSIAPTNGSNKIEPKEAIEIVENKSIEVVQTQSEEIEAAAAKDEQIDANAKKTDDRFVRVLSDRLNKILGLTGEILVQTKLLRPFGNELQILKNGIIELNTLKESIYQELQPYNISEEINENFRDASKRMDMLLSELRDYIDDFDQFSRRLEILTDRLYNEAIDTRMKPFSEGLAGFPRLVRDISKKLGKKVEFKIRGESTRVDRDILEKLEAPLNHLIRNAIDHGIEMPDERASKSKNETGTITLEARHLSGMLMVFIEDDGKGMDPEYIRKKIVDKGFTTAEMAQFMTKSELFDFLFLPGFSTATEVTEISGRGVGLDVVFSMVHEVGGMIRVDSEPNKGTIFQLQLPLTLSVLRSLLVEISGEPYAIPLSRIERIVHLSTSELKKAENHYYCELEGENIGIVDASQIFGIQRVKTERIKYPIVVVSDRLSKFGMSVDRFISQTDLVVIPINKKLGRIQNISSGAILEDGTPVLITDVDDLVRSIDVIIKSGKLEKADINPQKGDKKLKHILVVDDSITVREVERKLLENKGFKVTVAVDGIDGWNTLHRDNYDLVISDIDMPRMNGIEMVKRIKNDIKYRDLPIMIVSYKDREDDKKAGLSAGASYYLTKSSFHDNTLLNAVYDLIGTP from the coding sequence ATGTCAAATGAAATAGACATGGAAATGCTGGATTTGTTCCGGCTTGAGTTGGAATCCCATACCAAAACTTTGGAAATTGGATTAATCAATCTCGAAAAGAACAGTTCGCCGCAAAACGTAGAACCACTGATGCGCGCAGCACACTCAATCAAAGGTGCAGCACGAATTGTCGGTTTGGATAAAGCTGTTGATTTGGCGCATTCGATGGAGGACATCCTCGATGCAGTGATGAAAAAGAAGCGTGTGATTGATTCCGCCGATATTGAAGTCCTTTTGGAATGCAATGATTTTTATACATCACTTCTAAATTATGAAATTGCCGAAATTCCTAATGTTTTGAATAATTCAACGAACAAAATCAAAAGCCTGATTGATAGTTTAAATGCCTTGCCTGTAAAAGAATTTGGTAGCGAAAAGCCCAAAACAAACGGTTCTCATAAAGCGCACGATAGCATCGCACCTACAAACGGCTCAAATAAAATTGAACCAAAAGAAGCAATTGAAATAGTCGAAAATAAAAGCATCGAAGTTGTTCAAACACAGAGCGAGGAAATTGAAGCTGCCGCCGCGAAGGATGAACAGATTGACGCAAATGCCAAAAAGACTGACGATAGATTCGTGCGGGTTTTGTCTGATAGGTTGAACAAAATACTTGGTCTGACAGGCGAAATATTGGTCCAAACAAAATTGCTCCGCCCATTCGGAAATGAGCTTCAAATATTGAAAAACGGAATTATTGAGTTGAATACGCTGAAGGAATCAATTTATCAAGAACTTCAACCATATAATATTTCCGAAGAGATTAACGAAAATTTCCGTGACGCTTCAAAACGAATGGATATGTTGTTGAGTGAATTGCGTGATTATATTGATGATTTCGACCAATTTTCTCGCCGATTGGAAATTCTCACAGACAGGCTTTATAATGAAGCGATAGACACTCGAATGAAGCCTTTTTCCGAAGGACTTGCAGGATTTCCGAGACTTGTGCGGGATATTTCCAAAAAGCTTGGTAAAAAAGTAGAATTTAAAATTCGAGGCGAAAGCACCAGAGTTGACCGCGATATTCTCGAGAAACTCGAAGCTCCGCTCAATCACCTAATCCGAAATGCTATAGACCATGGTATTGAAATGCCGGATGAAAGAGCATCAAAATCTAAAAATGAAACGGGGACAATTACGCTGGAAGCAAGGCATTTGTCGGGTATGTTGATGGTCTTTATCGAAGACGATGGCAAAGGCATGGACCCCGAGTATATCCGCAAAAAAATTGTTGACAAAGGATTTACAACAGCTGAAATGGCTCAGTTCATGACAAAATCCGAATTATTCGACTTCTTGTTTTTGCCCGGATTTTCAACTGCTACTGAAGTTACCGAAATTTCAGGACGCGGTGTCGGGCTCGATGTTGTGTTTTCGATGGTTCATGAAGTTGGCGGCATGATTCGCGTTGATTCGGAGCCAAACAAAGGAACCATTTTCCAACTCCAATTGCCTTTGACATTGTCGGTTTTGAGGTCATTATTGGTGGAAATTTCAGGTGAACCTTATGCTATCCCGCTTTCAAGAATCGAACGAATAGTGCATCTTTCAACATCTGAACTGAAAAAAGCGGAAAATCATTATTATTGCGAACTTGAAGGTGAAAACATCGGGATTGTTGATGCTTCGCAAATTTTCGGAATACAAAGAGTCAAAACCGAAAGAATTAAATATCCAATTGTTGTTGTAAGCGATAGATTGAGCAAATTCGGGATGTCTGTGGATAGATTCATAAGCCAGACAGATTTAGTGGTTATTCCAATCAACAAAAAGTTAGGGCGAATCCAAAACATCAGTTCAGGAGCAATCTTAGAGGACGGAACTCCTGTTTTGATTACGGATGTTGATGATTTGGTCAGGTCTATAGATGTAATTATCAAATCCGGGAAATTGGAAAAAGCCGACATCAATCCCCAAAAAGGCGACAAGAAACTAAAGCATATTCTCGTGGTAGATGATTCGATAACAGTTCGTGAAGTTGAGCGCAAACTTCTCGAGAACAAAGGCTTTAAAGTTACTGTTGCCGTTGATGGCATTGATGGTTGGAATACTTTGCATCGCGATAACTACGACTTGGTGATTTCGGACATTGATATGCCGCGGATGAATGGAATCGAAATGGTCAAAAGAATCAAAAACGATATTAAATATCGCGATTTGCCAATTATGATTGTATCATACAAAGACCGAGAAGATGATAAAAAAGCCGGGCTTTCTGCGGGAGCTTCATATTATTTGACCAAAAGCAGTTTTCATGATAACACTTTACTTAATGCCGTTTACGATTTGATAGGGACACCTTAA
- the cheB gene encoding chemotaxis-specific protein-glutamate methyltransferase CheB, which produces MRIAIVNDLLIEIEILRKVIKSIDATEIVWTATNGAEAIEKLNADKPDLILMNLMMPVMDGATATKIIMESNPCSIMIVTTSLNTNRTKVFDAMGYGALDVVATPVLDEAGNLIGGDNLVKKIKTIRKLISYTSQFEKKQSASYSGNKVNMVAIGSSTGGPKALTGILSNLPANLNAAIVIVQHVDSKFADGLAEWLNKYSELPVEIAVAKTKPINGRVYIAGTNDHLIIDPLGYFEYTPEPINYHYRPSVDRFFESINDNWVGTGIAVVLTGMGNDGAKGLLKLKKAGWLTIAQDESSSVVYGMPKVAAELDAAMEILNPAEIADKIKRTII; this is translated from the coding sequence ATGAGAATAGCCATTGTCAATGACTTATTGATTGAAATTGAAATACTCCGAAAAGTTATAAAATCCATAGACGCTACTGAAATTGTTTGGACTGCCACCAATGGAGCCGAAGCAATTGAAAAACTCAATGCCGACAAACCGGATTTGATTTTGATGAATCTCATGATGCCGGTAATGGATGGTGCGACTGCAACTAAAATCATTATGGAAAGCAATCCATGTTCGATTATGATTGTGACTACCTCGCTGAATACTAATCGCACTAAAGTTTTCGATGCGATGGGTTACGGTGCTTTAGATGTTGTTGCAACTCCTGTATTGGATGAAGCAGGTAATCTGATTGGTGGAGATAATTTAGTAAAAAAAATCAAAACAATCAGGAAATTAATCAGCTATACTTCGCAATTTGAGAAAAAGCAAAGTGCAAGCTATTCCGGTAATAAAGTAAATATGGTTGCTATCGGCTCATCAACAGGCGGTCCGAAAGCTCTGACAGGGATTTTGTCCAATTTACCGGCAAATTTAAACGCAGCAATCGTTATCGTTCAACATGTGGATAGCAAATTTGCTGACGGATTAGCCGAATGGTTGAATAAATATTCAGAATTGCCTGTCGAAATCGCCGTTGCTAAAACAAAGCCAATCAATGGGCGCGTTTACATAGCAGGAACAAACGACCATTTGATTATTGACCCGTTGGGATATTTCGAATACACACCCGAGCCGATAAATTACCATTACAGACCCTCAGTTGACCGCTTTTTCGAATCCATCAATGATAATTGGGTTGGAACAGGAATTGCTGTGGTATTGACCGGAATGGGCAATGATGGTGCCAAGGGATTGCTAAAATTGAAAAAAGCCGGTTGGCTGACAATCGCTCAAGATGAGTCAAGTTCGGTCGTTTATGGTATGCCGAAAGTCGCTGCTGAATTAGATGCTGCAATGGAAATTTTAAATCCGGCTGAAATCGCCGACAAAATAAAGAGAACTATTATATAA
- a CDS encoding serine/threonine-protein phosphatase — protein sequence MLPEAISKDGISTFWRFIPSAQLGGDSFGYHWLDDNHFAIYLLDVCGHGVGPALLSVSAMNFLKSNALSTLNFHDPAVVAIALNKAFQMSDHNGLYFTIWYGVYNKSERTIDYISAGHPPALLIDRQGNMSKLMNDNFIIGGLPDFPFKATKVNVPEGSLLYVYSDGVYEIELHDGSIWELDEMADFINETKNDNADEIDGLLNKVKILGSKEILDDDFSMLKIKFD from the coding sequence ATGCTTCCTGAAGCAATCAGTAAAGACGGTATTTCGACATTTTGGAGATTTATCCCTTCTGCTCAATTAGGTGGAGATTCATTCGGATACCATTGGTTAGATGACAATCACTTTGCAATCTATCTGCTTGATGTTTGCGGTCATGGGGTAGGTCCAGCATTATTATCAGTTTCGGCTATGAATTTCTTAAAAAGCAATGCCTTGTCAACGCTCAATTTTCATGACCCTGCAGTAGTAGCAATAGCTTTAAATAAAGCTTTCCAGATGTCAGACCATAACGGACTCTATTTCACAATTTGGTATGGAGTTTATAATAAATCGGAAAGAACTATTGATTACATCAGTGCCGGGCACCCTCCTGCCCTATTAATTGATAGACAAGGCAATATGAGCAAACTTATGAATGATAATTTTATAATTGGAGGTTTGCCTGATTTCCCGTTTAAAGCAACAAAAGTCAATGTTCCCGAAGGTTCACTTCTTTATGTCTATTCCGATGGTGTTTACGAAATCGAACTTCATGACGGCTCTATTTGGGAACTTGACGAAATGGCAGATTTTATAAATGAAACCAAAAACGATAATGCCGATGAAATAGACGGATTGCTCAACAAAGTAAAGATTCTTGGGAGCAAGGAAATTTTAGACGATGACTTTTCGATGTTGAAAATAAAATTTGATTAA
- the nadC gene encoding carboxylating nicotinate-nucleotide diphosphorylase → MLEYPQYKTLPKSYVDNKIREFIAEDVPEGDITTISTVPSDKRINAYVATKSDIVFAGAEILKHMFEESYGLELKVKDGDKIRAGTVIARIEGLAREILIYERIILNLLQRLCGIATDTAKYADLAKPYGVKILDTRKTTPGLRLFEKYAVTCGGGFNHRLNLSEGILIKDNHISAAQSVTNALIMAKNTAAGKPIELEVDTIEQIKEALLNPPDGFLLDNMNRETTIQAVQIIRNHPNGNDIFIESSGGINLTNIENYFTTGINAISIGALTHSAKAVDIHMEFD, encoded by the coding sequence ATGCTCGAATACCCACAATACAAGACCTTGCCCAAATCATACGTGGATAATAAAATTCGCGAATTCATTGCCGAAGATGTCCCGGAAGGCGATATTACAACGATTTCGACAGTCCCGAGCGATAAAAGAATCAATGCTTATGTTGCTACAAAATCAGACATCGTTTTTGCAGGAGCTGAAATATTAAAGCATATGTTTGAGGAATCATACGGGCTTGAACTCAAAGTTAAGGACGGCGATAAAATACGTGCAGGTACAGTGATAGCAAGAATCGAAGGTTTAGCACGGGAAATTTTGATTTACGAACGCATTATTCTGAATTTGCTACAGCGTTTGTGTGGAATAGCTACCGATACTGCAAAATACGCAGATTTGGCAAAGCCATATGGTGTTAAAATTTTAGACACCAGAAAGACCACTCCGGGTTTACGACTATTTGAAAAATATGCCGTGACTTGTGGTGGCGGATTCAACCACAGACTTAATTTATCGGAAGGAATTTTAATCAAGGATAATCATATTTCCGCAGCACAATCGGTTACAAATGCGCTGATTATGGCAAAAAACACTGCTGCCGGAAAGCCAATAGAGCTTGAAGTGGACACAATCGAACAAATCAAGGAAGCCTTATTGAATCCACCCGATGGATTTTTGTTAGATAATATGAATAGAGAAACGACTATTCAAGCCGTTCAAATTATCCGAAATCACCCTAATGGCAATGATATTTTTATCGAATCATCAGGTGGTATCAATCTAACAAATATTGAAAATTATTTCACAACCGGAATCAATGCTATATCAATCGGGGCTCTGACTCATAGTGCCAAAGCCGTTGATATTCATATGGAATTTGATTAG
- the nadA gene encoding quinolinate synthase NadA — MSELIEKLNRLKKERNAVILAHYYQNAEIQDVADFMGDSLALAQEAKKVSADVILFCGVHFMAETAKILNPTKTVLVPDMDAGCSLADSAPPDLFRKWVDEHHDHVVISYINCSADVKAMSDIICTSSNAHKILNSVPLDTPICFAPDKYLGHYLSKKLGREMVLWDGSCQVHEIFSESEVINLMNRYPDAAVLAHPECPENILDYADFIGSTTAIIKEATTSVHNDIIVLTESGIIHQLQKIAPHKNYIPVPSLEGCACNECPYMKLNTIAKMVSALETLQPEIIMDESLRLRALRPLERMLELS, encoded by the coding sequence ATGAGCGAATTAATAGAAAAATTGAATAGATTAAAAAAAGAACGAAATGCAGTAATTTTGGCGCATTACTATCAAAATGCCGAAATTCAGGATGTTGCTGATTTCATGGGTGATTCACTTGCTTTGGCTCAAGAAGCGAAGAAGGTCTCAGCTGATGTCATTTTGTTTTGCGGCGTGCATTTCATGGCTGAAACAGCAAAGATTTTGAATCCGACTAAAACCGTACTCGTGCCGGATATGGATGCCGGATGCTCTCTCGCAGACAGTGCTCCACCGGATTTATTCCGCAAATGGGTGGATGAGCACCATGACCATGTGGTGATTTCATATATTAATTGTTCGGCTGATGTAAAAGCAATGTCTGATATAATTTGCACATCATCCAATGCTCACAAAATCCTTAATTCAGTGCCTCTCGACACTCCGATTTGTTTTGCTCCCGATAAATATCTCGGACATTATCTTTCCAAAAAATTAGGTCGTGAAATGGTACTTTGGGATGGCTCATGCCAGGTACACGAAATTTTCTCCGAATCTGAAGTCATAAATTTGATGAATCGCTATCCCGATGCGGCTGTCTTGGCTCACCCCGAATGCCCTGAAAATATCCTTGATTATGCCGATTTTATTGGCTCTACAACGGCAATTATCAAAGAGGCAACAACTTCAGTGCATAATGACATCATAGTATTGACCGAATCGGGAATAATTCATCAGCTTCAAAAAATTGCACCGCATAAAAATTATATACCTGTTCCAAGTTTGGAGGGCTGTGCTTGCAATGAGTGCCCGTATATGAAATTGAATACGATAGCTAAAATGGTTTCTGCACTCGAAACACTACAACCGGAAATAATCATGGACGAATCTCTACGTTTGCGTGCCCTTCGTCCCTTAGAAAGAATGTTGGAACTAAGTTAA
- the crcB gene encoding fluoride efflux transporter CrcB: MIKILLVGLGGFVGAVSRYWIGSYFEGHSEVFSFPIGILVVNLVGCLIIGMLAGLAESTTLISEEIKLLLFVGLLGSFTTFSTFSHDTMNLITSGLLLHAMLNVLLSVVIGIIAVAVGFKTIQLIFN; encoded by the coding sequence ATGATAAAAATACTTTTAGTTGGGTTGGGTGGTTTTGTCGGAGCAGTTTCAAGGTATTGGATAGGTTCTTATTTTGAAGGACATTCAGAAGTGTTTTCGTTTCCTATTGGTATTTTAGTAGTCAATCTGGTCGGATGTCTGATAATCGGAATGTTAGCCGGTTTGGCAGAAAGCACAACTCTGATTTCTGAAGAAATCAAATTATTGCTTTTCGTTGGTTTGTTAGGTAGTTTTACTACATTTTCAACATTTTCCCATGACACTATGAACTTGATTACCAGCGGCTTATTGCTTCATGCTATGTTGAATGTTTTATTATCGGTTGTTATTGGTATTATTGCGGTGGCAGTAGGTTTCAAAACTATACAACTAATTTTTAACTGA
- a CDS encoding prolyl oligopeptidase family serine peptidase, which produces MKKPYILTILILVSCFMSCERPESEKAKSNENLIHFQDRIIDLAPYLEGFPFSSINIDYESGILFFFKDGASKQLQYLDFVEEVDFWAGKTISDVDFSKRNVFDLSYNKVDSCFYWNGDERNDEVLNIYRMHINTGKIEKLTDVPYIFGFNYDHTKTKIIYVARLGTKDDRLSEVRILDLKTGNEKILFRDNPEMLFTWGKPLQSKDGKTLIVTANKNGDRAYGNLLLLDMEKRTSKVITNQTMKRKTPVIFPKWYSDNEFLYTSNETDINNIFKYNILTNETIQLTNLDANVSSFEYVEVADKKLLALTSSNPINTNIMLINPKDGQILNKQVTDLNHVIIDSKANKIMSTGSSATTKFIMSEITVSEDNFQFDVKYDLPNELKEKIYHAEIEKIDYPTFDIDEKTGEQRLIHAYLYKPKNPLPKDKQIVLIQSFYGGYNNFVFRNHLLAEAGITVLSPAPRGSDGWGFDFKAMNDKDLGGNEILDVIYAAKYVNETMGIPPNRIGTFGGSHGGYAVMRLLTFPGEINGYKANFDWGFGMSNAGFSDIIHFYKTCNIPDWVLLEAGDPATEEEKLKDRSPLYHADKLRGKLLLTHGENDSRVPTEGSIWMADSLKKYGKDFELVLFEGQGHDIKGLENNITYYQTWFNFLNKIGD; this is translated from the coding sequence ATGAAAAAACCATATATACTGACGATTTTGATACTCGTGTCGTGTTTTATGTCATGCGAAAGACCGGAAAGTGAAAAAGCAAAATCTAATGAAAATCTTATTCATTTCCAAGATAGAATAATTGACCTTGCACCATATTTGGAAGGCTTCCCATTTTCTTCTATCAATATTGATTACGAATCAGGCATATTATTTTTCTTTAAAGATGGGGCAAGCAAACAACTTCAATATCTTGATTTCGTTGAAGAAGTTGACTTCTGGGCAGGTAAAACTATATCTGATGTTGATTTTTCTAAACGTAACGTTTTTGATTTAAGCTACAACAAAGTAGATTCTTGCTTTTATTGGAACGGTGATGAGCGTAATGATGAGGTGCTAAATATATATAGAATGCACATAAACACGGGAAAAATTGAAAAACTAACCGATGTACCTTATATATTCGGCTTCAATTACGACCACACAAAAACGAAAATAATATATGTAGCAAGGCTCGGAACAAAGGACGACAGGTTGAGTGAAGTAAGAATACTTGATTTGAAAACAGGCAATGAAAAAATACTCTTCAGAGATAATCCCGAGATGCTCTTCACATGGGGAAAGCCTTTGCAAAGTAAAGATGGGAAAACATTGATTGTTACCGCTAACAAAAACGGTGACCGTGCATATGGCAATCTTTTATTGTTAGATATGGAGAAGCGGACATCGAAAGTTATAACAAACCAAACTATGAAACGCAAAACTCCTGTAATTTTCCCAAAATGGTACAGCGACAATGAATTTCTTTATACTTCCAACGAAACTGACATAAACAACATTTTCAAATATAATATTCTGACAAACGAAACGATTCAGCTGACTAATCTTGATGCTAATGTGTCCTCCTTTGAATATGTCGAAGTAGCTGATAAAAAATTACTTGCTCTCACCTCTTCAAACCCGATTAACACAAACATTATGCTGATTAATCCTAAAGACGGGCAAATTTTGAACAAGCAAGTGACTGATTTAAATCATGTAATAATTGATTCCAAAGCTAATAAAATCATGTCCACAGGTTCATCGGCTACTACAAAATTTATCATGTCCGAAATTACGGTAAGCGAGGATAATTTTCAATTCGATGTCAAGTATGATTTGCCAAATGAATTGAAGGAAAAAATTTACCACGCTGAGATAGAAAAAATTGACTATCCTACTTTTGACATAGATGAAAAAACCGGTGAACAAAGATTAATACATGCATATTTATACAAACCAAAAAATCCCTTGCCCAAAGACAAGCAAATTGTTTTGATTCAATCCTTTTATGGTGGCTATAACAATTTCGTTTTTAGAAATCATTTACTTGCTGAAGCGGGAATTACAGTTCTAAGTCCAGCTCCGCGAGGTTCTGATGGTTGGGGTTTTGATTTCAAGGCAATGAACGACAAAGATTTGGGCGGAAATGAAATTTTGGATGTCATTTATGCCGCAAAGTATGTAAATGAAACTATGGGAATACCGCCGAACAGAATCGGAACTTTCGGAGGTTCGCATGGTGGTTATGCAGTCATGAGACTATTGACCTTCCCCGGTGAAATAAATGGTTACAAAGCAAATTTTGATTGGGGATTTGGGATGTCTAATGCAGGTTTTTCAGATATTATTCATTTCTATAAGACTTGCAATATACCGGATTGGGTGTTGCTCGAAGCCGGCGACCCCGCAACTGAAGAAGAAAAGTTAAAGGATAGGTCACCATTATATCATGCTGACAAGTTACGCGGGAAATTGTTACTGACCCACGGTGAAAATGACAGCCGTGTGCCTACCGAAGGTAGTATTTGGATGGCAGACAGTTTGAAAAAATACGGTAAAGATTTTGAATTGGTCTTGTTCGAGGGTCAGGGGCATGATATCAAAGGTCTCGAGAACAATATCACTTACTATCAAACTTGGTTCAATTTTTTGAATAAGATTGGCGATTAG